AATTACTTGTTAAGGAAGCAAAGGATAATAATATAGTTGTAAGGCTTAAAGGTGGAGATCCATTTGTATTTGGACGGGGTGGTGAAGAAATGCTCGCCCTTAAAAAAGAAGGGATTAAATTTGAGTTAATTCCAGGGGTCACATCAGCAATCGGTGCTCCAACAACAATAGGCCTTCCAGTAACACATAGAGGTATTGCAACATCACTTACACTTGTTACAGGACATGAAGACCCTACAAAAAAAGAAAAACAGGTAAAATGGGATTTTAAAGCCGATACTATTGTAATATTAATGGGAATAAGTAATTTAGCTGAAAACATTGCCGAAATAATGAAATATAAAGATCCTTCTACTCCAGTTTGTGTTATTGAAAATGGCACTATGGAAAATCAGAGAATAATTACAGGCACACTGGAAAATATAACTGAAAAAAACATTAAACCACCAGCATTAGTAGTAATTGGACATGTTGTAGATGTGTTTAAAGAAATAAATCAAATTGATGAATAATTTTTAAATGAGGCTTAATTATGAGTGGTCTTGAAGGTAAAAGAATTGTAATAACTCGGCCTGCTGAGAGAACCAGAGATTCAGTGGAAATAATTAAAGCATATGGTGCAATCCCTATTGTAACTCCTACAATTGAACTTAAAGATTCTAAGCCTGAAGAAATGATAAATTTATGTAAAATGAAAAATGAATTGAATTGGCTTGTATTTACATCTCCTCGAGCAATTGAAGCATTCTTTAAATATTGTAAAGATATTAAAAGCGCTCAAAATCTTAAAATTGCAGTTATTGGCCCTAAAACCAGAGAAACACTGGATAAATTTGATATTGAAGCTGACCTTATGCCTACAGATTATACAGCAGAAGGACTTTTAGAATCATTTGAAGGATTTGATATTAAAGGAATGAAAATGGGACTTCCAAGAACAATGGTTGCTAGATATACACTTCCTAAAGGGCTTGAAGATCAAGGGGCAACTGTTATTCTTGCAGATGCATATAAATCAGAAATGCCTGACGATAAATCAAAAATTTATGATCTTATAGATGACATATTAAATAAAAAAATTGATATTATCATGTTTACAAGCCCTTTAACTGTTAAAAACTTAATTAAAGTAGCAAAAGAAGAAAATAAGGAAGAAATTATAGATATATTTAAAAATAAAGAAGTTTTAGTTGGTGCAATAGGACCTATAACCAAAAAAGTGCTTGATGCATATGGAATTAATCCTATAATGCCTGAAGTTTACACTTTTAAAAATATGCTGGATAAATTAGTTGAAGTAATTAATAAATAAAGTATTAGAGGCGAATTTATGAGAACAATAATATGGCCAGTTTATATTGATTCAGAAAAGACAAAAAAAGAGGGCAGACGTGTTTCAAAGGAAAATGGAGTCCCTTCTCCAAAATTAAGAGAAATTTCAAATGCTGCAAAAAAGCTTCAGCTTAATCCTGAAACAGAAAACAGCAAATCCTATTCTCGCT
This portion of the Methanobacterium sp. genome encodes:
- the cobA gene encoding uroporphyrinogen-III C-methyltransferase, which produces MVVYLVGAGPGDPELITLKAINALKKAEVVLYDKLANEEILEYAENAKLVYVGKQAGQHYKTQDEINKLLVKEAKDNNIVVRLKGGDPFVFGRGGEEMLALKKEGIKFELIPGVTSAIGAPTTIGLPVTHRGIATSLTLVTGHEDPTKKEKQVKWDFKADTIVILMGISNLAENIAEIMKYKDPSTPVCVIENGTMENQRIITGTLENITEKNIKPPALVVIGHVVDVFKEINQIDE
- a CDS encoding uroporphyrinogen-III synthase, whose translation is MSGLEGKRIVITRPAERTRDSVEIIKAYGAIPIVTPTIELKDSKPEEMINLCKMKNELNWLVFTSPRAIEAFFKYCKDIKSAQNLKIAVIGPKTRETLDKFDIEADLMPTDYTAEGLLESFEGFDIKGMKMGLPRTMVARYTLPKGLEDQGATVILADAYKSEMPDDKSKIYDLIDDILNKKIDIIMFTSPLTVKNLIKVAKEENKEEIIDIFKNKEVLVGAIGPITKKVLDAYGINPIMPEVYTFKNMLDKLVEVINK
- a CDS encoding signal recognition particle protein Srp19 (binds to 7S RNA to mediate binding of the signal recognition particle protein Srp54), producing the protein MRTIIWPVYIDSEKTKKEGRRVSKENGVPSPKLREISNAAKKLQLNPETENSKSYSRSWWESSGRVTVDKNMPKREVLIKISNMIKGMR